A region of the Chryseobacterium gotjawalense genome:
TGTTCTGAAAGTTAAATTGATTCTCGGCGAGAATATTTTTTTAGTTGGCGGCAACCTGTGCAGCCAAAAACTTTGCGTCTGAGCTTTCATAACTAATAAACTGCCATTTTCTAAAACGAGTTCAATTTTGTCTTTAGTTGTTTTATGTTTAAATGAAAATTTTCTTTCAGCTCCGAAACTTAAGGAAGCAATTGCTCCGTTTTTCTTTAAATCTTTTTCACCATCGCTGTGATAAGCCATTCCTTCGCTGCCGTCATGATAAAGGTTAAGCAAGCAGGAATTGAACTGCTCACCGGTTTTTTCTTCAACCAATTGTTTTAGTTGTACTAATTCGACAGTCCATGGAAGTGCGTTTTTTGTCGTTTTGGAATAAGTGTACTCGAAATTCTCCTCGCCGTACCAAGCCACTTTTCTTTTGGTTAAAATTTTTTTTTCAAAAATGATGGCTTCATCATTTTTCCAGTCGATTGTTTGTAAAAGCTTTTGATAAAAATAATCTGCCTGTTCCTGATTAAAAATTTTGCCGTAATAATTGACTGTCCCATCTTGCGGGAGTAAATTAAAATCGGGATCCGGCAGGTATTCAAATAATTCCATCGTTTCATTTTCTCCTTCAAATTTCTACATTTTTTTTCATAAATTCGTTAAAAATAATTTTCATGAAAAAATACCTTCAGATTTTCTTTGCGTTCTATTTTGTCTTAGGAATAGCTCAAAACAGAGCTGACAATAGTTTTGTCAAAGAACATTATACCAAAAAAGAAGTTTATATCCCGATGCGGGACGGCGTTAAACTGTTTACTTCAGTTTATATCCCAAAGGATATTTCTAAATCCCAGAAATACCCTTTCCTGATGCAGCGAACTTGCTATAGTGTCGCTCCTTATGGTGAAAATGAATATAAATCTTCGCTTGGTCCGAATCCATATTTAATGAAAGATCAGTACATCTTTGTTTATCAGGATGTTCGCGGAAGATATATGAGTGAAGGAACATTTACCAATATGACACCTCAGGTTGCACATAAAACCAAAAAAGATGTCGATGAAAGTACAGATACTTACGATACCATTGACTGGTTACTAAAGAACATTAAAAACAATAATGGAAAAGTAGGCCAATATGGAACTTCTTATCCGGGATTTTATACCGCTGCCGGAACACTTTCGGAACATCCAGCTTTGGTGGCATCTTCTCCGCAAGCGCCGATTTCTGATTTTTGGAATGATGATTTTCTTCATAACGGAAAATTCATGCTTGGCTATTTCAGAACATTTCCTGTATTCGGAGTTCAGAAAACCAAAGCCGAAAATAAAGCCTGGTATATGGATACTTCCGTAAAGCAGACTTCTGAGGATGGATTAAAATTTTACCGCGACATGGGAACTTTGAAAGATGGTTATGAAAAATACTATAATGATAATTTCTTTATGACTGAAATTATGAATCATCCAAATTATGACGACTATTGGCAGAAGAGAAGCATACTTCCACATTTGAAAAATATCAACCATGCCGTGATGACCGTTGGTGGCTGGCTCGATGCCGAAGATTTATCAGGCCCTTTGAATATTTATAAAACAATCGAGAAAACAAGTCCAAAAGCGAAGAATACAATTGTGATGGGACCTTTCTCACATGGCGGCTGGTCAAGGGAAGCCGGACATCACTTTCATAATGACATTTATTTCGGAGACAGTATTGCGACTTATTATCAAACCAAATTAGAAACTCCGTTTTTTAAACATTATTTAAAAGGAAATTCAAAAGTTGACGCAGGTTTACCGGAAGCAACAATGTTTGACACCGGGAAAATGGAATGGAAAGAATTCAGTACTTATCCGGCGAAGAATACAGAGAAAATAAATTTCTATCTCACAGACCGAACCTTTAAAAACAATCCTTCCAATACTAGTTCAGAATATTACAGCGATCCGGCAAATCCCGTGGTAAGCTCAGAAAATATAAAAGATTTCAATGGTTTCACTCCGAGAAATTACATGAGTGAAGATCAGCGTTTTGCCGTGGGAAGACCGGATGTCTTAACTTTTACAACCGATATTTTGACAGACGATCTTACATTGACCGGTGAGATTCTAGCAAAACTTAATTTCTCAACGACTTCTAATGACGTTGATTTTGTGGTAAAATTAATCGATGTTTATCCGCAGGATTTTGTACCGAAAGAAAAAAAGGACGGTGTCGTTTATGGCAATTATCACCAAATGGTTCGCAGTGAAATTATGCCGGCAAGATTCAGAAATTCGAGAGAGAAAGGGGAAGCATTGGTTCCCAATGAAAAAACTGCAGTAGAAGTGAAATTGCAGGATGTTCTGCATACGTTCAAAAAAGGACATAAAATACAGGTTCAGATTTCAAGCACGTGGTTTCCGTTGTTTGCAGTTAATCCACAGAAGTTTTTAGAGAATCCAAATTTTGCAGTAAAAGAAGATTATACCAAAGCATTTATTAAAGTTTATGGAGACAGCTTTTTAGAAGTTAATGTGTTGAAATAAGTTGATAAAATACCGATTACAAAAAAACCAAAACTGTTAATTTAGTTTTGGTTTTTTTTATAATCCAATCTAAGATGGAAAATTTGTCTGTGTTGTTTAAAAAAAGACTATAAAAGATAGTGAAAAGAAATTCTTTAGCAACCTTTGCTTAAAGCGAATTCATTAACTCATCTGTAATTTCCATATTGTGAAATACGTTCTGTACATCATCATCGTCTTCGAAACGCTCCAGCATTTTCATATTTATTTTAAAATGTTCTTGCGAAACTTCTTTGGTGTTATTTGGGATTCTTTGAATTTCCGCACTTTTGGGTTCAATACCCAGTTCGTCTAATTTATGAGATAACGATCCGAAATCTTCAAACGCCGTTGTGATGAAAACTTCATCTTCGTCCTGTTCTATTTCTTCTGCGCCGCCATCAATCATTTCCATTTCGAAATCATCCCAATCCAATTTAATTAAAGAACGGTCCAGAGAGAAAATCCCTTTGCGGTCAAAGATGAAAGCCAACTCTCCGTTCTTGCCCAGATTCCCGTCAAATTTATTGAATATTGCACGAACATTGGCGACAGTTCTCGTAGGGTTATTCGTTGTACAGTCTATAAAAAAAGCAACTCCACCCTGTCCATAACCTTCATAGGTAATTTCTTCATAATTTTCCGCATCAGCGCCGCTTGCTTTTTTAATTGCACGCTCCACGTTATCTTTGGGCATATTAGCACCTTTAGCATTTTGGATGCATCTTCTTAATGCAGGATTAGTATCAGGATCCGGCCCTGCTGCTTTTACCGCAAGAGCGATATCTTTACCAATTTTAGAAAACGTTTTGGCCATTTTATCCCAGCGGGCCATCTTAGAAGCTTTTCTATATTCAAATGCGCGTCCCATATTATTTGATTTTTAATGATTACAAAAATACGATTTTGTTTACAAAAAAACACCCTCGAAATTCGAGGGTGTCTATTATTTAGAAAAATAATTTAATTATTTTTTCTTTTTAGCTGGAGCCTTTTTAACAACTGTTTTTTTCTTAACAACTGGTAAATCTGATTTGTCCATTGCTTCAAAAGCTTCTCTGTCAACAGCAGTAACAACTACTTTTCTGTCAGCCATTCTTTCAGCATCTGATGCGTTTTCAGGAACGGTAGCGTTAGCTTCACCTACACCTTTAGATTTCAATTGGTTTCCAGAAACCCCTCTTGCTTCTAGAGCATTCACTACCGCAGCAGCTCTCTGTCTAGATAACTTCAAGTTATAAGCTTCAGAACCTTTTTTATCTGTTTCACCAGTTAAAAGGAATGTTCCACCGTTAGAAGATTTAATAATTTCTGCAGCTTGATTCAATCTTTCGTTAGACTCTGGTCTAATAGTCGCTTTATCAAAGTTGAAGAAAATACCTTTCAATGCTCCTGTCGCTTCATCAGCATAAGCTGTTTGAGGCTTAGGACAACCATTGTATTCTTTAAGTCCGAAAACTGTAGGACAAGCGTCATCTTTATCTAAGATTCCGTCTCCGTCAGTATCTGGCCAAGGACAACCATTGTTCTCTGCTGGACCTGCAACATCTGGACAAGCGTCATCTTTGTCTAGAACACCATCTCCGTCAGTATCTGGCCAAGGACAACCGTTGTTTTCAACTGGACCTGCAACATCTGGACATTGGTCATCGATATCTGGAATTCCGTCTCCGTCAGTATCAGGACAACCTTGGAATTGCGCTAAACCTGGAGTATCAGGACATCTGTCATCTTTATCAGGAATTCCGTCTTTATCTCTATCTGTATTTCCGAATCTAAATAATAAAGATGCAGAAGCTTGCCAAAAGTTAGCAACACTAGATTTATCTCCTGGCGTAGAAACGTAATCTCCCTGAACACCTAAACCGAAGCTTTTAGTAACCCAGAAATTAGATCCGATTCCAGTAGCAAGAGCAAAATGATTAGCTCCGATGTTTTTACCATCTTTGTCAACCGCATTTGCTTGTCCGGTATAGTCATGTCTCAAATAATTGGCACCAGCTCTCAAATATGGATCGAACCAAGAATCTTCATTCCAAAGACCATTGAATTTAAATTGAAGACCTAAACCAGTCATTAGGAAAAATTCTTTCCCCATTCCGATTTTCTTGTTGTCAACATTCCCCACAGAGGTTTGCCAGTCAAGAACAAAGTACTTGCTTAAGTTTCTTGCAACTGTTAATTTTGAAAGTGGAGGTGTAATTGTAAAATTGTTCATGTTATACAACTGACCGTTATCACTACCGCCAAAAGCAGTTGAGAAAACTTTTCCCACACTTCCTCCTGCCGCAGCATGATTTACTCCGTGAGCACCAACCCCGATTAACCACGGGTTGCTGGTAGTCTGAGCGAAAACAGTAGAGGCAATCGTAAGTGCCAATGCTGAAATTCCTAATTTTAGATTTTTCATAGAATTAAATGATTAAATAATTGATAATGCAAAATAAATATAAATTTTCTTCATAAACAAAGATTTTTGGTCTTTTTTTAACTTTTCTTTAATATTCTGTCGAGATTTCGCTTGTTTTCTCTTTCTTTTATGCTTTCGCGTTTATCAAAGAGTTTTTTTCCACGACCGAGAGCAATAAGAACCTTGGCTTTTCCTTTATCATTTATATAAAGTTTTAAAGGAATTATCGTATTACCAGCATCTTTCAGTTTCTTTTCAAACTTTTGCAACTCCCTTTTGTGCAATAGCAACTTCCGTTCCCTTTTCGTCTTATGGTTATAAAAAGTTCCCAATTTATACTCATCAATCATCATATTTATGATATACAATTCACCATCAATAAACTGACAAAAGGACTCGGTGATACTCGCTTTCGATGACCGCAATGATTTAATCTCTGTCCCCGTAAGTACCATGCCTGCTTCTATTTCTTCAGAAAGCTCATATTCAAAGCGTGCTCTTTTATTGTAGATTGCAATTGATTTTTCAATTTTCATTTTGATGGTAAATTTGATATTATTTAATCTGTTAAATTTTATAAAATATTAACATAACACTTTAGAATTTTAGATCGGGCCAGTCATTATCAATTTCGCTGCGTTTAAATTCACACTTTTTAAACAATGTATTAAACCCGATTTCTTTTCGTAATTTTGCATCAAATTTACAAAACTATATGTTAACAGTATCTAATTTATCTTTACAATTCGGAAAAAGAGTACTTTTTGACGAGGTAAATATTATGTTTACGAAAGGAAATTGCTACGGAATTATTGGTGCTAATGGTGCCGGTAAATCGACTTTCCTGAAAATCCTAACCAAACAACAAGATCCCACAACAGGCTCTATTTCTCTTGAACCGGGGAAAAGAATGTCTGTATTAGAGCAAGATCACTTTGCTTACGATAATTTTACCGTGCTCGACACCGTTTTAAGAGGGAACAAAGTATTGTTCAAAATCAAAGAAGAGATGGACGCGCTGTACGCAAAAGAAGATTTCTCTGATGCTGATGGAATTAAAGCGGGTGAACTTGGCGTAATTTATGACGAAATGGGCGGCTGGAACTCTGAATCCGACGCGATGACGATGCTTTCTAATGTCGGCATCAAAGACGATATGCACTATCAGATGATGGGAGAACTGGAAAACCAGAACAAAGTAAAAGTGCTTCTTGCACAGGCATTGTTCGGAAACCCAGATGTTCTGATTCTGGATGAGCCAACCAATGACTTGGATATCGAAACCATCGCCTGGTTAGAAGATTTCTTATCAACTTACGAAAATACGGTAATTGTAGTTTCTCACGACCGTCACTTCCTGGATACCGTTTGTACACACATCGGAGATTTAGATTATTCTAAACTTAATTTATATACCGGAAACTACTCGTTCTGGTACCAGGCATCGCAATTGGCGACAAGACAGCGTCAGCAGTCCAATAAAAAAGCCGAAGAAAAGAAAAAGGAATTGCAGGACTTTATCGCCCGGTTCTCTTCCAACGTAGCAAAAGCAAAACAGGCAACCGCTCGTAAGAAGATGATCGACAAACTAAATATTGAAGACATTAAACCTTCATCCAGACGTTATCCTGCGATAATTTTTGACACAGAACGTGAAGCCGGTGATCAAATTCTGGAAATTAAAGATTTAGAAAAAACCAAAGATGGCGAATTACTTTTCTCTAAAATCGATTTGAATTTAAAGAAAGGAGATAAGGTAGCCGTGATTTCTAAAAACTCCCTGGCAATTACCGAATTCTTCCAGGTTTTAAGCGGAAATACAGAAGCTGATAAAGGAACATTCAATTGGGGAATTACCACGAACCAATCTTACATGCCACTTGACAATACCAGTTTCTTTCAGGAAAACATCAACTTGGTTGATTGGCTAAGACAATTTACAAAGAATGATGAAGAGCGTCACGAAGAATATATGCGCGGATTTTTAGGGAAAATGCTTTTCTCCGGAGACGAAGCCTTAAAATCCTGTACCGTTCTTTCAGGAGGGGAAAAAATGAGATGTATGTTCAGTAGAATGATGTTGCAACGTGCCAATATCCTTTTGATGGATGAACCGACCAATCACCTGGATTTGGAAAGTATCACCACTTTAAACAACTCTTTGGTTAGCTTTAAAGGAAATATTCTGTTGTCTTCTCATGACCATGAAATGTTGCAAACGGTCTGTAACCGTATTATTGAGTTAACTCCGAAAGGAATTATTGATAGAGAGATGACCTACGATGAGTATTTAGAAGATAAGAAAGTGAAAGAATTACAACAGCAAATGTATTCTTAGAATATCTTTTCCCGTATATTTAAAAACAAACCGTTCAAGAAATTGAGCGGTTTTTTCTTTCGAGTCCCACCGCGGCATCCAACTTTTTTCCCTAATTTTGTGAGATTATGAGTCAAAAATGGATTTACAAACCCGAACCCGATGAGGATATTGTCGACGGAATAAGCTCGTCTCTTGGATTTGGAACTTTTGAATCCAAAATCCTCGTCCTTCGTGGCATCGATGATTATCAAAAAGCAAGAGAATTTTTCAAACCCAACCTCAACGACATCCACAATCCTTTCCTGATGAAGGATATGCAATTGGCCGTAGACCGCATTGCAACAGCGATCGAGAACGGCGAAAAAATCATGGTCTATGGCGATTATGATGTTGACGGGACCACCGCAGTTGCTCTGATGTATCTGTACCTCAGTAAAATTGTAGAGAAAAAATACCTGGATTATTATATTCCGGACCGAAATATTGAAGGTTACGGTATTTCTGAAGCAGGAATCGAGTACGCTAAAGAAAACGGTTTCTCTCTCATCATAGCACTTGACTGCGGAATCAAAGCACTCGACAAAATAGATTATGCTAAAGAATTGGGAATTGATTTCATTATTTGTGACCATCATTTACCGGGCGAAAAAATCCCTGATGCCGTGGCAGTTTTAGATCCGAAAAGGAAAGACTGCCGATATCCTTTTAAAGAACTTTCGGGTTGTGGCGTAGGTTTCAAACTCTGTCAGGGTTTGAACACCCTTTATAAAATCCCTGAAGCCGAACTTTTTGAATTGACCGATTTGCTCGCGATTTCTATTGCGGCAGATATCGTTTCAATGTCGGGCGAAAACCGGGTTCTCGCAAAACAAGGTTTAAAAATATTAAGAAAGTCCAGAAATCTGGGACTGCGGATGCTAATTCCCGAAGATAAACTCGCCACTTTTGAAATCTCCAATATCGTTTTCGAAATTGCTCCCAAAATCAATGCCGCCGGACGGATCTCGCACGGGAAAGCCGCAGTGGAATTAATGGTTTCCGACAATCTGAAACATGCAACCCAAATCGTAAATGACATTGTAAATTTAAACGATTCCCGCCGGGAAATGGACATGAGCAGTACCACCGAAGCACTGTTACAAGTAGAAACCAGCGGGCAGGTCGCCAATTTTTCAACCGTCGTTTACGGTGCCGATTGGAACAAAGGCGTGATCGGAATTGTCGCCTCCAGATTAACGGAGACTTACTACAAACCTACGGTTGTTTTTGCAGATGGAAATAATGGCGAAATTGTTGCTTCTGCCCGCTCGGTTTCAGATTTTGACGTACACAATGCTCTGGAAGAATGTTCTGACTTATTTCTAAAATTCGGAGGTCATCCAGCTGCTGCAGGACTTTCTATGGAAAAGGAGAAATTAAATTTATTCAAAGAAAAATTCGAAAAAGTAGTTGCAGAGAAAATCCAGGAGCATCAGAAAGAACCAAGCATAAAAATTGACGCCGTTGTGGAAATTGATGACCTGAACAAAGATTTCTTTAATTTCCACAGAAAACTTGCACCATTTGGTCCGGATAATATGAAACCTGTTTTGGTTCTAAAAAATCAAAAACTTTCGGGTTATGTAAAAACAATGGGGAAAGAAAACAGTCATCTTAAATTTTTCATCAAACAAGATTCTACCGGCAAAAACATCGAATGCGTAGGTTTTAAGTTAGGAAAATATGCGGATGAATTCAGACAGAAAACTTTCGACATCGCCTTCACTGCAGAAGAAAATCACTGGAAAGGAAATGTAACTTATTTTCTGAGTATCCGTGATGTGAAATTCAACTGATTTTTTTTTACAGGTTAAGCTAGACCGTTTCCTGTCTTTTAAATTCTTTAGTTTCATCAAAAAGATAACGGTAAGTCGCCAGTTTTCTGGTGACTTTTGTTTCCAGATTCTCGGCAATCTTAATCATTTTAGGATTGAAATCTCCAATCCACTGCATTTCATAATCTTCAAAAGCGGTGGTTTCACGAAAATGTTTCGTTCCTTCCCAAATCATAAATCCGTCGATCCCTTTTCGCTGCCATTCCGGGATAATTCCGAAAACCAGCCCTACCATTTTTTTATTCTTTCTGAATTTCTTGATGATTAAGAATACGAGTTTCTGAAGAAATCCGAATTTTCCGTTAAAGAATTTAATCCATTGGTTCAAATCCGGAATATTCATCCACATGGCGATGGGCTTTTCATTTTCATAGACGAACCAGGAAATATGTTCATTGATAACAGGTTTTAAACTTTTAAACATTTTCACCGTTTGTATTTCCGTCAATTGCTTTCCTTCTCCATGATTTGCCCACGCTTGATTGTAAACTTCCGTAAAATCCTTCGCGAACTTTTCCAAAAATTTGATCTGAAGGGGTTTTGCCTTAATTTTTTTATTCTTCGAAACTCTCTGATGCATTGCTAAAAAATCATCTCCAACCGGATCATGAATTTTTCTGCCAAAACATAATTGATTGAAAAATATCTTAAATCCATAATTTTCAAAAAGCGACTGATAATATGGCGGATTATAATTCATCCCGTAAAGTGGTTCTGAAAACCCTTCGATCAAAAGGCCCCAAAATTTATCGCGTTCCCCAAAATTGATCGGTCCATCCATCGCTTCCATTCCTTTTTGCTGCAACCATTCTTTTGCAAAATCAAAAATAAAATCCGCGGTTTCCTGATGATCGATACAGTCAAAAAAGCCTATTCCACCCGTGGGCTGATCTTGTTTGTATTTTTTATTAATGAAAACTGCAATTTTTCCGACGGTTTCATTATCATCATTTTTAAAGAGAAAACGCATACACTCGCCGAATCGGAAAAATTTATTTTTCCTGGCATCAAATACGTTTTCAATGTCCTGATCCAGAGGCCGGATATAATTTTTATCTTTCCTAAAAAGGAGTTTTGGAAAGTTCAGAAACTCTGAAACCGACTCTTTCGAAACCACATTAATTACCTTCATTTTTCAAAAATAATAAAGTTTATCTTCAATAAATAGAGATTTTTTTTATTTTTTCACTATTTTTATAAAAATTGAAATTGTGAAAAAAACGCTGGCCATATTTGCCCATCCTTATTTTGAATATTCGACCACGAATATTGAACTTATCAAAGCGTATGAGACTTCTGACCTACTGACTTTTAAAGATTTATACGAAGAGTACCCGGATTTTCATATCGCGACTTTCAAAGAAAGAAAAAGAATAAGAGAATATGAACGGCTGGTTTTTCACTTTCCCTTAATTTGGTTTGGCCTGCCACCACTGCTCCGCCTCTGGATTGACGAAGTTTTCGATATGAGTTGGAAAGCTGAGGATGAAAATGATCATCCACTGATGAATAAAGACGCTATCATTATAGTAACGATTGGAGCAAAAGAAGAAAATTACCAGAAAGACGGATTGTATAAAACTACTATTGAAGAATTGATGAGACCGCTTGCATTATGTTTAGAGGTGACAGGAATTGAGGTAAAAGAAATCATTGCCGTTTACGAATCAGATGATTTGGAAGAAGAACAGTTAAAAAAAATCTGTCATAACATTACAAAAACTTTAGAAACATCATGAATGAAAGTTCATTAACCCAAACAGCCTTAATTTTTTTAGGTGCTGCAATCGTAATGGTTCCACTGGTTCGGAAACTGGGATTAAGTGCGGTGATTG
Encoded here:
- a CDS encoding alpha-ketoglutarate-dependent dioxygenase AlkB family protein — translated: MELFEYLPDPDFNLLPQDGTVNYYGKIFNQEQADYFYQKLLQTIDWKNDEAIIFEKKILTKRKVAWYGEENFEYTYSKTTKNALPWTVELVQLKQLVEEKTGEQFNSCLLNLYHDGSEGMAYHSDGEKDLKKNGAIASLSFGAERKFSFKHKTTKDKIELVLENGSLLVMKAQTQSFWLHRLPPTKKIFSPRINLTFRTIDKSEKLI
- a CDS encoding CocE/NonD family hydrolase, which gives rise to MKKYLQIFFAFYFVLGIAQNRADNSFVKEHYTKKEVYIPMRDGVKLFTSVYIPKDISKSQKYPFLMQRTCYSVAPYGENEYKSSLGPNPYLMKDQYIFVYQDVRGRYMSEGTFTNMTPQVAHKTKKDVDESTDTYDTIDWLLKNIKNNNGKVGQYGTSYPGFYTAAGTLSEHPALVASSPQAPISDFWNDDFLHNGKFMLGYFRTFPVFGVQKTKAENKAWYMDTSVKQTSEDGLKFYRDMGTLKDGYEKYYNDNFFMTEIMNHPNYDDYWQKRSILPHLKNINHAVMTVGGWLDAEDLSGPLNIYKTIEKTSPKAKNTIVMGPFSHGGWSREAGHHFHNDIYFGDSIATYYQTKLETPFFKHYLKGNSKVDAGLPEATMFDTGKMEWKEFSTYPAKNTEKINFYLTDRTFKNNPSNTSSEYYSDPANPVVSSENIKDFNGFTPRNYMSEDQRFAVGRPDVLTFTTDILTDDLTLTGEILAKLNFSTTSNDVDFVVKLIDVYPQDFVPKEKKDGVVYGNYHQMVRSEIMPARFRNSREKGEALVPNEKTAVEVKLQDVLHTFKKGHKIQVQISSTWFPLFAVNPQKFLENPNFAVKEDYTKAFIKVYGDSFLEVNVLK
- a CDS encoding YebC/PmpR family DNA-binding transcriptional regulator, whose protein sequence is MGRAFEYRKASKMARWDKMAKTFSKIGKDIALAVKAAGPDPDTNPALRRCIQNAKGANMPKDNVERAIKKASGADAENYEEITYEGYGQGGVAFFIDCTTNNPTRTVANVRAIFNKFDGNLGKNGELAFIFDRKGIFSLDRSLIKLDWDDFEMEMIDGGAEEIEQDEDEVFITTAFEDFGSLSHKLDELGIEPKSAEIQRIPNNTKEVSQEHFKINMKMLERFEDDDDVQNVFHNMEITDELMNSL
- a CDS encoding OmpA family protein translates to MKNLKLGISALALTIASTVFAQTTSNPWLIGVGAHGVNHAAAGGSVGKVFSTAFGGSDNGQLYNMNNFTITPPLSKLTVARNLSKYFVLDWQTSVGNVDNKKIGMGKEFFLMTGLGLQFKFNGLWNEDSWFDPYLRAGANYLRHDYTGQANAVDKDGKNIGANHFALATGIGSNFWVTKSFGLGVQGDYVSTPGDKSSVANFWQASASLLFRFGNTDRDKDGIPDKDDRCPDTPGLAQFQGCPDTDGDGIPDIDDQCPDVAGPVENNGCPWPDTDGDGVLDKDDACPDVAGPAENNGCPWPDTDGDGILDKDDACPTVFGLKEYNGCPKPQTAYADEATGALKGIFFNFDKATIRPESNERLNQAAEIIKSSNGGTFLLTGETDKKGSEAYNLKLSRQRAAAVVNALEARGVSGNQLKSKGVGEANATVPENASDAERMADRKVVVTAVDREAFEAMDKSDLPVVKKKTVVKKAPAKKKK
- the smpB gene encoding SsrA-binding protein SmpB, producing the protein MKIEKSIAIYNKRARFEYELSEEIEAGMVLTGTEIKSLRSSKASITESFCQFIDGELYIINMMIDEYKLGTFYNHKTKRERKLLLHKRELQKFEKKLKDAGNTIIPLKLYINDKGKAKVLIALGRGKKLFDKRESIKERENKRNLDRILKKS
- a CDS encoding ABC-F family ATP-binding cassette domain-containing protein, with product MLTVSNLSLQFGKRVLFDEVNIMFTKGNCYGIIGANGAGKSTFLKILTKQQDPTTGSISLEPGKRMSVLEQDHFAYDNFTVLDTVLRGNKVLFKIKEEMDALYAKEDFSDADGIKAGELGVIYDEMGGWNSESDAMTMLSNVGIKDDMHYQMMGELENQNKVKVLLAQALFGNPDVLILDEPTNDLDIETIAWLEDFLSTYENTVIVVSHDRHFLDTVCTHIGDLDYSKLNLYTGNYSFWYQASQLATRQRQQSNKKAEEKKKELQDFIARFSSNVAKAKQATARKKMIDKLNIEDIKPSSRRYPAIIFDTEREAGDQILEIKDLEKTKDGELLFSKIDLNLKKGDKVAVISKNSLAITEFFQVLSGNTEADKGTFNWGITTNQSYMPLDNTSFFQENINLVDWLRQFTKNDEERHEEYMRGFLGKMLFSGDEALKSCTVLSGGEKMRCMFSRMMLQRANILLMDEPTNHLDLESITTLNNSLVSFKGNILLSSHDHEMLQTVCNRIIELTPKGIIDREMTYDEYLEDKKVKELQQQMYS
- the recJ gene encoding single-stranded-DNA-specific exonuclease RecJ, producing the protein MSQKWIYKPEPDEDIVDGISSSLGFGTFESKILVLRGIDDYQKAREFFKPNLNDIHNPFLMKDMQLAVDRIATAIENGEKIMVYGDYDVDGTTAVALMYLYLSKIVEKKYLDYYIPDRNIEGYGISEAGIEYAKENGFSLIIALDCGIKALDKIDYAKELGIDFIICDHHLPGEKIPDAVAVLDPKRKDCRYPFKELSGCGVGFKLCQGLNTLYKIPEAELFELTDLLAISIAADIVSMSGENRVLAKQGLKILRKSRNLGLRMLIPEDKLATFEISNIVFEIAPKINAAGRISHGKAAVELMVSDNLKHATQIVNDIVNLNDSRREMDMSSTTEALLQVETSGQVANFSTVVYGADWNKGVIGIVASRLTETYYKPTVVFADGNNGEIVASARSVSDFDVHNALEECSDLFLKFGGHPAAAGLSMEKEKLNLFKEKFEKVVAEKIQEHQKEPSIKIDAVVEIDDLNKDFFNFHRKLAPFGPDNMKPVLVLKNQKLSGYVKTMGKENSHLKFFIKQDSTGKNIECVGFKLGKYADEFRQKTFDIAFTAEENHWKGNVTYFLSIRDVKFN
- a CDS encoding NAD(P)H-dependent oxidoreductase; the protein is MKKTLAIFAHPYFEYSTTNIELIKAYETSDLLTFKDLYEEYPDFHIATFKERKRIREYERLVFHFPLIWFGLPPLLRLWIDEVFDMSWKAEDENDHPLMNKDAIIIVTIGAKEENYQKDGLYKTTIEELMRPLALCLEVTGIEVKEIIAVYESDDLEEEQLKKICHNITKTLETS